A window of the Nitrosococcus wardiae genome harbors these coding sequences:
- the bioD gene encoding dethiobiotin synthase, with the protein MGTGLFVTGTDTEVGKTCCSLGLMVCLQRAGYRVAAMKPVASGCQRTAAGLRNEDALLLSQCASFSLDYQQVNPYPLAPPIAPHIAAATAGIEIQPTVIKAAFDSLSTLADKVVVEGIGGWAVPINSKHTMADMAVLLDLPVVLVVGLRLGCLNHALLTAEAISRTGLPFGGWIANRIEATKFAWEEENIETLRERLPAPLLGTVPYLSRPAPERVASFFDLEQCLVAAQGSADKALLGQSNKNG; encoded by the coding sequence ATGGGGACAGGACTGTTCGTTACCGGCACGGATACGGAGGTAGGTAAGACCTGCTGCAGTTTGGGTTTAATGGTCTGCTTGCAGCGGGCAGGTTACCGTGTGGCGGCCATGAAGCCGGTCGCCAGTGGTTGCCAGCGGACAGCAGCAGGGCTGCGCAATGAAGATGCCTTATTGCTTAGTCAATGTGCCAGCTTTTCTCTGGATTACCAGCAGGTGAATCCTTACCCTCTAGCGCCGCCTATTGCCCCTCATATTGCAGCGGCAACGGCGGGTATTGAGATTCAGCCCACCGTCATAAAAGCCGCTTTTGATTCCCTGTCCACCCTTGCGGATAAGGTGGTGGTGGAAGGGATAGGCGGCTGGGCGGTGCCTATCAATAGCAAACACACCATGGCTGATATGGCTGTTTTGCTCGATTTGCCGGTGGTGTTGGTGGTGGGTTTACGCCTTGGATGTCTTAACCACGCCTTACTAACCGCCGAGGCCATCAGCCGAACGGGTTTGCCTTTTGGGGGGTGGATTGCCAATAGGATTGAGGCCACTAAGTTTGCCTGGGAAGAGGAGAATATAGAAACCCTGCGTGAACGCTTGCCGGCTCCTCTGTTGGGAACGGTGCCCTATCTTTCAAGACCGGCACCTGAGAGGGTGGCTTCTTTTTTTGACCTAGAGCAATGCCTTGTTGCGGCCCAAGGGAGTGCAGATAAGGCCCTGTTGGGGCAAAGCAACAAAAATGGGTGA
- the bioC gene encoding malonyl-ACP O-methyltransferase BioC, with protein MNLEYGIDKRQVSKAFNRAAAHYDQVALLQRLVGEQLLERLELVKLSPAVVVDVGAGTGLQTGDLLRRYGKAQVIALDLASEMLHEARRRVKGRVLERVLEAVWPRRHCHFVCGDTECLPFANQSVDLIFSNLTLQWCSALDSVFTEFRRILKPGGLLTFTTLGPDTLKELRTAWSHADAYRHVNPFMDMHDIGDGLVRAGLAEPVMDVERYTFTYPDVYGLMRDLKLLGAQTVGSGRQAGLMGKNRQQKMVQGYEAFREGGRLPASFEVVYGHAWGVQQALQQRTADGAVQIPLHALKGRSKSIGNRS; from the coding sequence TTGAATCTGGAATACGGTATTGATAAGCGACAGGTGAGCAAAGCCTTTAACCGGGCTGCCGCCCACTATGACCAGGTGGCGCTATTACAACGCCTGGTGGGGGAGCAGCTACTGGAGCGTTTAGAGTTAGTCAAGCTATCCCCTGCCGTAGTGGTGGACGTGGGGGCGGGGACAGGGCTTCAGACAGGAGACCTTCTACGCCGCTATGGGAAGGCGCAAGTTATCGCATTGGATTTGGCATCAGAGATGCTCCATGAAGCCCGGCGGCGGGTGAAAGGCAGAGTGCTAGAGCGGGTATTGGAAGCGGTGTGGCCTCGCCGCCATTGCCATTTTGTCTGTGGCGATACGGAATGTTTGCCCTTCGCCAATCAAAGTGTGGATCTGATTTTCTCCAACTTGACCTTGCAATGGTGCTCGGCGCTGGACTCTGTATTCACCGAATTTCGGCGAATTTTAAAGCCCGGAGGATTGCTCACCTTCACCACCTTAGGGCCCGATACCTTGAAAGAATTGCGGACAGCATGGTCCCACGCCGATGCTTACCGGCATGTGAATCCTTTTATGGATATGCATGACATCGGCGATGGGTTAGTCCGGGCAGGTCTTGCGGAGCCGGTGATGGATGTCGAACGTTACACTTTCACCTATCCCGACGTCTATGGGTTGATGCGCGACCTTAAACTGTTAGGGGCGCAAACGGTGGGGTCAGGACGACAAGCGGGATTGATGGGTAAGAATAGGCAGCAAAAGATGGTGCAAGGTTACGAGGCCTTTCGTGAGGGAGGGCGCTTGCCGGCAAGTTTCGAGGTAGTCTATGGCCATGCCTGGGGCGTACAACAAGCCTTGCAGCAACGCACTGCGGACGGTGCCGTACAAATTCCCCTCCATGCCCTCAAAGGCCGTTCCAAATCTATTGGAAACCGGTCCTGA
- the bioH gene encoding pimeloyl-ACP methyl ester esterase BioH, giving the protein MRLYVEQQGAGPDLVLLHGWGFHNEVWSPLAERLAAHFRVTLVDLPGHGRSDPLPPGRELAAVAEAVMKVAPPQAFWMGWSLGGLVALQVALSYPLQVKKLVLVASTPRFVTAPDWPWAVAPEVLMAFAEALQADLAGTLKRFVGLQTRGAEQAKAVAQALLAQLTPAHRSGREGLAAGLALLKDSDLRVNLATVCCPTLVVLGQRDTLVPAKVGDWLSAHLPQAQVSIIPGAGHAPFLSHHQAFWDIVRPFLEI; this is encoded by the coding sequence ATGAGGCTGTATGTAGAGCAGCAGGGCGCAGGCCCTGATCTGGTATTGCTCCATGGGTGGGGGTTTCACAATGAAGTGTGGTCCCCCCTTGCCGAACGCTTGGCGGCCCACTTCCGGGTGACTCTGGTGGATTTGCCCGGCCATGGTCGGAGCGATCCCCTGCCCCCAGGGAGGGAGTTAGCTGCCGTGGCAGAAGCGGTAATGAAGGTGGCGCCACCCCAGGCCTTTTGGATGGGGTGGTCTCTTGGCGGTTTAGTGGCTTTGCAAGTGGCCCTCAGCTATCCCCTGCAAGTGAAAAAGCTGGTGTTGGTGGCCAGCACTCCCCGGTTTGTGACCGCACCTGATTGGCCTTGGGCCGTTGCTCCGGAGGTATTAATGGCTTTTGCGGAGGCGCTGCAGGCTGATTTAGCGGGAACCCTGAAGCGCTTTGTTGGGTTACAGACTCGAGGTGCTGAACAAGCAAAAGCAGTTGCTCAGGCCCTTTTGGCGCAACTCACTCCTGCTCATCGCTCAGGCAGGGAGGGGTTAGCGGCTGGTTTGGCTTTGCTTAAAGACAGCGATCTCCGGGTAAACTTAGCGACGGTTTGTTGTCCAACTTTGGTAGTGCTGGGGCAACGTGACACTTTGGTCCCGGCCAAAGTCGGCGATTGGCTGTCTGCTCATTTGCCCCAGGCTCAAGTGAGTATTATTCCGGGGGCGGGGCATGCTCCATTCCTTTCCCATCACCAAGCTTTTTGGGACATTGTTCGGCCTTTTTTGGAAATCTAG
- the bioF gene encoding 8-amino-7-oxononanoate synthase, whose amino-acid sequence MDLKAALALDLEQRQAQSLYRYRRVLEGPQGPESQVDGRRVWTFCSNDYLGLANHPKIRVAFMQGVQEYGVGSGAAHLVTGHSRAHHQLEEALAEFVGRPRALLFSSGYLANLGVISALLGHQDAVFEDRLNHASLLDGGLLAGARFKRYRHRDCQALEAALAAREARRKLVVTDGVFSMDGDLAPLPELATVARRFDAWLLVDDAHGLGVLGEGGRGSLAHWELGMAQVPVLVGTLGKALGTFGAFVAGEETLIETLIQQARTYIYTTAPPPAVAAATLASLRLAEAESWRREKLAHLIAQFRQGAAQLGLQLMDSQTPIQPLLVGDSAAALKLSESLLARGMLITAIRPPTVPAGSARLRITLTAAHSETQVERLLEALAEAL is encoded by the coding sequence ATGGATTTAAAGGCTGCCCTGGCGCTGGATCTGGAGCAGCGTCAGGCCCAATCTCTTTACCGCTATCGGCGGGTACTGGAAGGTCCTCAGGGGCCGGAGAGCCAAGTGGATGGCCGCCGGGTTTGGACCTTTTGCAGTAACGACTATTTGGGCCTGGCCAATCACCCTAAGATTCGAGTTGCCTTTATGCAGGGAGTCCAGGAATACGGCGTTGGTAGCGGGGCTGCTCACCTGGTGACGGGCCATAGCCGTGCCCATCATCAATTAGAGGAAGCCTTGGCGGAGTTTGTGGGACGGCCCCGGGCGTTGTTGTTTTCTAGCGGGTATTTGGCCAATCTTGGCGTCATTAGCGCTTTGCTGGGGCACCAGGATGCGGTTTTTGAGGACCGTCTTAACCATGCTTCTCTGCTGGATGGGGGGTTGCTTGCGGGGGCCCGTTTTAAACGGTATCGGCACCGGGATTGTCAGGCCCTGGAGGCTGCTTTGGCCGCCCGTGAAGCCCGGCGCAAGCTGGTGGTGACCGATGGTGTCTTTAGCATGGATGGGGATCTGGCCCCCTTGCCGGAATTGGCCACAGTCGCTCGCCGTTTCGATGCTTGGCTGCTGGTGGATGATGCCCACGGCCTAGGGGTCTTGGGTGAAGGAGGGCGCGGGAGTTTGGCCCATTGGGAATTGGGAATGGCTCAGGTGCCCGTCTTAGTGGGGACTTTGGGCAAGGCTTTGGGCACCTTCGGGGCTTTCGTCGCCGGTGAGGAAACCCTTATTGAAACCTTGATCCAGCAGGCCCGGACCTATATCTATACCACTGCCCCGCCCCCGGCAGTGGCGGCGGCTACCTTGGCCAGCCTTCGGTTAGCCGAAGCCGAATCCTGGCGCCGGGAGAAATTAGCCCATTTGATTGCCCAATTCCGCCAAGGTGCAGCCCAGTTGGGACTTCAATTGATGGATTCCCAGACCCCTATCCAACCCCTTTTAGTGGGGGACTCAGCGGCAGCGCTTAAGTTGAGTGAAAGCCTGCTCGCGCGAGGGATGTTGATTACCGCCATTCGTCCGCCTACGGTGCCGGCAGGAAGCGCACGGCTGCGAATCACCTTGACTGCCGCCCATTCTGAGACCCAGGTGGAGCGTCTACTTGAGGCCTTGGCCGAGGCCTTATGA
- the bioB gene encoding biotin synthase BioB, with protein sequence MTCFLPSTEICDGLRHDWSAEEVRALLAQPFVDLIHQAQTVHRQHFDPNQVQVSTLLSIKTGGCPEDCAYCPQSARYSTPVKAEPLLPLDEVLATARNAKARGASRFCMGAAWRSLKDRELAPVAEMIAAVKALGLETCVTLGMLGPGQAERLKAAGLDYYNHNLDTSPEFYGEIISTRTYQDRLDTLARVREAGIHVCSGGIVGMGEDRDHRAGLLTNLANLPRHPESVPINMLVQVEGTPLAGAPALDPFEFVRTVACARLLMPGSFVRLSAGREAMSDELQALCFLAGANSIFYGEKLLTTPNPTTDHDQQLFARLGLKCLPSEEQTPATVSNADNMPSASV encoded by the coding sequence ATGACCTGTTTTCTTCCTTCAACTGAAATATGTGATGGCCTGCGCCATGATTGGTCCGCAGAAGAGGTGAGGGCATTGTTGGCACAGCCGTTTGTGGATCTTATCCATCAGGCCCAGACGGTCCACCGCCAGCATTTTGATCCTAATCAAGTCCAGGTAAGCACTCTGCTAAGCATTAAAACGGGGGGATGTCCCGAGGATTGTGCCTATTGTCCCCAAAGTGCCCGCTACAGTACTCCGGTGAAAGCCGAACCCCTGTTACCTCTGGATGAGGTCTTGGCGACAGCGCGGAATGCCAAAGCTCGGGGGGCGAGTCGCTTCTGCATGGGGGCGGCTTGGCGTAGCCTCAAAGACCGTGAGTTGGCACCTGTGGCCGAGATGATTGCAGCGGTGAAGGCACTGGGGCTGGAGACCTGCGTGACCCTGGGTATGTTAGGCCCCGGTCAAGCGGAACGGCTCAAGGCCGCTGGATTGGACTATTACAACCACAACTTGGACACTTCGCCAGAATTTTACGGAGAAATCATTTCCACTCGCACTTACCAGGATCGACTGGATACCTTGGCCCGGGTGCGGGAAGCGGGCATTCATGTTTGTAGTGGCGGTATTGTGGGGATGGGTGAGGACCGTGACCATCGGGCTGGTTTGCTAACTAACCTAGCTAACTTGCCACGCCATCCGGAGAGTGTCCCTATCAATATGTTGGTTCAGGTTGAGGGAACCCCCTTGGCAGGAGCCCCTGCGCTAGACCCTTTTGAGTTTGTGCGTACCGTGGCTTGCGCTCGGCTGCTGATGCCCGGTTCCTTTGTGCGTCTCTCGGCGGGCAGAGAAGCAATGAGCGATGAATTGCAGGCCTTATGTTTTCTCGCCGGGGCGAATTCCATTTTCTATGGTGAAAAATTGCTCACTACCCCCAATCCAACCACGGATCATGATCAGCAATTGTTCGCGCGCTTGGGGCTTAAGTGTCTGCCCTCCGAGGAGCAGACCCCCGCTACCGTCTCCAATGCAGACAACATGCCCTCTGCCTCTGTCTGA
- a CDS encoding ComF family protein: MTVNRAPTWLEAFWRRLYPPLCALCGAPGAAGLDLCVRCQADLPLLGSACLCCARPLSIPGICGTCQHQAPPQDRTLSAFGYAPPLDHLILQLKFHGKLHLAQLLGTLTAEHLEQRAHSLPECIIPVPLHPTRLRERGFNQALELAQPIAARLQIPIHYQGIYRQRNTTSQSELPRQERKRNMRGAFALQGPLTARHVAIMDDVFTTGHTVGEMTKVLRRAGVQIIEVWTCARALPF, encoded by the coding sequence ATGACTGTCAACCGAGCCCCAACCTGGCTGGAAGCTTTTTGGAGAAGGTTATACCCTCCATTATGCGCTTTATGCGGAGCACCGGGTGCCGCTGGACTAGACCTTTGTGTCCGCTGCCAGGCTGATTTACCGCTTCTCGGCAGCGCCTGCTTGTGCTGTGCGCGCCCCCTCTCCATTCCCGGAATTTGCGGCACCTGTCAACACCAAGCGCCTCCTCAAGACCGGACCCTCAGCGCTTTCGGTTATGCGCCCCCCCTCGATCATTTAATCCTGCAGCTAAAATTCCATGGCAAATTACATCTCGCCCAGCTGCTAGGCACATTGACCGCCGAGCACCTGGAACAGCGGGCTCATTCCCTGCCAGAGTGTATCATTCCCGTCCCCTTACACCCTACCCGATTGCGGGAACGGGGTTTCAACCAGGCATTGGAACTGGCGCAACCCATTGCCGCCCGGTTGCAAATCCCTATCCACTATCAGGGGATCTACCGGCAACGGAACACGACTAGCCAGTCAGAATTGCCCCGTCAGGAACGCAAACGCAATATGCGCGGTGCCTTTGCCCTTCAGGGTCCTCTAACCGCCCGCCATGTGGCGATTATGGATGATGTCTTCACTACCGGGCATACCGTAGGGGAAATGACCAAAGTCTTGCGCCGGGCCGGCGTACAAATAATTGAAGTTTGGACCTGTGCCCGAGCCCTGCCCTTTTAA
- a CDS encoding thermonuclease family protein, with translation MRVFGRFAVTGRLLLLLWLAFLLVAPSAATVFRWVDGEGHTHYSDRPQPGAQEIKLKLQTPYYYVQRVYDGDTLLLKEGLRVRLLGINAPEIEGRYRPEEAGASSARDWLRQHIEGHKVQLQFDKERRDHYDRLLAHVFTVEGEHLNLRLVEEGLAVVSLIPPNLKYDDSLVQAQEGAEMAKRGLWKMPDYAPQPILEIPAGNYRRGWQRYQGVPVAIRPGRKYVRLTFGPQVAVRIPQEQLGLFGKLERYLGKQIEVRGWVSRRRSNYSILVRHPSGLKPL, from the coding sequence ATGAGAGTATTTGGGCGTTTTGCCGTGACTGGAAGGCTCTTATTGCTGCTGTGGTTGGCTTTTCTCCTTGTTGCCCCCTCAGCAGCGACCGTGTTTCGTTGGGTCGATGGGGAAGGCCATACCCACTATAGCGACCGTCCCCAGCCGGGTGCCCAGGAGATAAAACTCAAGCTCCAAACCCCTTATTACTACGTCCAGCGGGTATATGATGGCGATACCCTCCTTCTCAAGGAAGGGTTGCGAGTCCGGCTATTAGGGATTAATGCTCCCGAGATCGAGGGTCGTTATCGGCCAGAGGAGGCGGGGGCTAGTTCGGCGCGGGATTGGTTGCGGCAACACATTGAAGGCCACAAGGTACAGCTCCAATTCGATAAAGAGCGGCGGGATCACTATGATCGACTCCTAGCCCATGTTTTTACGGTGGAGGGGGAGCACCTAAACCTCCGTCTGGTAGAGGAAGGATTGGCGGTGGTTAGCCTTATTCCTCCCAATCTCAAGTATGATGATTCATTGGTACAAGCCCAGGAGGGTGCCGAAATGGCTAAACGAGGGCTTTGGAAGATGCCAGACTATGCGCCCCAGCCGATCCTGGAGATCCCCGCGGGCAACTATCGGCGGGGTTGGCAGCGCTATCAAGGGGTTCCCGTGGCGATTCGTCCGGGACGCAAATATGTGCGCCTAACCTTTGGCCCGCAGGTGGCGGTGCGTATTCCCCAAGAGCAATTGGGCCTTTTTGGGAAGCTTGAGCGTTATTTGGGAAAGCAGATTGAGGTTCGGGGGTGGGTTTCCCGTCGCCGGAGCAATTATTCGATTCTGGTTCGCCACCCCAGTGGGCTCAAACCGCTTTAA
- the ubiA gene encoding 4-hydroxybenzoate octaprenyltransferase gives MTRQRLAIYAKLMRLDRPVGIFLLLWPTLWALWIASAGQPDTKVLGVFVLGVVIMRSAGCVINDFADRDFDPHVKRTLNRPLATGRVHPREALILFVGLCLVAFGLVLLLNPLTIGLSFAGAFLAATYPFMKRYTHWPQIYLGAAFGWAVPMAFAAQTGTVSAVAWLLFVATVLWATVYDTFYAMVDREDDLLIGVKSTAVLFGNEDRLITAILQGMLLLILFWVGYWEGLSGYYYLGLLVAAGFAGYQQYLIRDREPAQCFRAFLNNNAFGATIFVGIALHYLAA, from the coding sequence ATGACAAGACAACGACTTGCAATATACGCTAAATTGATGCGGTTGGATCGTCCAGTGGGTATCTTTTTATTGTTATGGCCAACCCTCTGGGCCCTATGGATTGCCAGCGCCGGTCAGCCTGATACTAAGGTATTGGGGGTGTTTGTCCTGGGCGTCGTGATCATGCGCTCTGCGGGATGTGTGATCAATGATTTTGCTGATCGTGATTTCGATCCCCATGTCAAACGCACCCTCAATCGTCCCTTGGCCACGGGCCGAGTCCATCCTCGAGAGGCGCTGATCCTATTTGTTGGGTTATGTCTAGTGGCTTTTGGGTTAGTGTTGTTACTTAATCCTCTGACCATCGGGCTCTCTTTTGCCGGCGCCTTTCTGGCTGCCACCTATCCTTTCATGAAGCGTTATACCCATTGGCCCCAGATTTACCTGGGCGCTGCTTTTGGCTGGGCCGTGCCCATGGCTTTTGCCGCCCAGACGGGAACGGTGTCTGCGGTAGCATGGCTGCTATTTGTGGCTACGGTGCTCTGGGCGACGGTGTATGATACTTTCTATGCCATGGTGGATCGAGAAGATGATTTGCTCATCGGCGTCAAATCCACGGCCGTCTTGTTTGGCAACGAAGATCGCTTGATTACAGCCATCCTGCAAGGGATGTTGTTGCTGATCCTATTCTGGGTGGGATATTGGGAAGGGTTAAGCGGGTATTATTACCTAGGGCTGTTAGTGGCGGCAGGGTTCGCTGGCTATCAGCAATATTTGATCCGGGATCGGGAGCCGGCGCAATGCTTTCGAGCCTTCCTCAATAATAACGCCTTTGGGGCCACCATATTCGTGGGGATTGCCCTCCATTACTTGGCGGCGTAG
- the recG gene encoding ATP-dependent DNA helicase RecG, whose product MPLSILATEKPSFTQEEGDPKPITLSTPVTALKGVGPNLARRLARLGLCKVQDLLFHLPQRYQDRTQLVPIGTLQIGREALIEGEIQLSEIRQGRRRSLVCAVSDGTGEIFLRFFHFSTWQQNSLTPAIRLRCFGEVRQGARSLEMVHPDYRRLLGEEAEAIEAHLTPIYPTTEGLRQSFLRDLIQGVLKELGEEGIIDHLPPTFLEESGLPTLSQAIVYLHQPPPDAPLGVLAEGKHPIQQRLAFEELLAHHLSLRQLRLRATQLQAPSLASEGQLQKRFLAALSFPLTAAQERVVQEILEDMARDSPMQRLLQGDVGSGKTVVAALAILQAVEAGHQAALMAPTELLAEQHLRVLQYWFSPFGISVEWLAAKGTAKGRRESLERLRSGEAQVAVGTHALFQEGVNFYHLGLVVVDEQHRFGVEQRLALREKGRHGNCCPHQLIMTATPIPRTLAMTAYADLDTSVIDQLPPGRIPVATAAVSHRRRTEVVAKVHRACQAGRQAYWVCTLIEESDSLQAQAAEKTAAELAEVLPELRIGLIHGRMKPQDKESTMAAFKSGAIHLLVATTVIEVGVDVPNASLMIIENAERLGLSQLHQLRGRVGRGAADSYCVLLYHGPLSELSRARLACLRATNDGFEIARRDLELRGPGEVLGTRQTGLPQYRVADLLRDQDLLVRVGQVADRFQRQYPAQAEALIRRWLGEESHYGEV is encoded by the coding sequence ATGCCATTGTCCATCTTGGCGACTGAGAAACCCTCTTTTACTCAGGAGGAGGGTGACCCAAAACCTATTACCTTGAGCACTCCAGTCACTGCGCTCAAGGGCGTAGGGCCCAACTTGGCTAGGCGGCTTGCAAGATTGGGCCTCTGCAAGGTCCAAGACTTGCTCTTTCACCTCCCCCAGCGCTATCAGGATCGAACTCAATTAGTGCCCATAGGGACCCTGCAAATAGGTAGGGAAGCCTTGATTGAGGGCGAAATTCAGTTGAGCGAGATCCGCCAGGGTCGTCGTCGTTCTCTGGTTTGCGCTGTCAGTGATGGCACTGGGGAGATTTTCCTACGCTTTTTCCATTTCTCAACCTGGCAGCAAAATTCCTTGACGCCAGCAATCCGATTACGTTGCTTTGGTGAAGTACGGCAGGGAGCCCGGAGCCTGGAAATGGTCCACCCTGACTATCGTCGTCTCCTGGGGGAGGAAGCGGAAGCAATTGAGGCCCACCTTACCCCCATTTACCCCACCACTGAAGGGTTGCGTCAATCCTTCCTCAGGGACCTGATCCAAGGGGTGCTCAAGGAGCTTGGTGAGGAGGGAATCATTGATCACTTGCCGCCGACGTTCCTAGAAGAGAGCGGTTTACCGACTTTAAGCCAAGCGATTGTCTATCTTCACCAACCGCCACCGGATGCCCCCTTAGGTGTGCTGGCTGAGGGGAAGCATCCTATCCAGCAGCGCCTAGCCTTTGAAGAATTGCTGGCGCACCATTTGAGCCTACGGCAATTGCGTTTACGGGCCACCCAACTGCAGGCACCGTCGTTAGCCAGTGAAGGGCAATTGCAAAAGCGTTTTTTGGCGGCGCTCTCCTTTCCGTTGACGGCGGCTCAGGAGCGAGTCGTCCAAGAAATCCTAGAGGATATGGCCCGGGACTCGCCTATGCAGCGCCTCCTTCAGGGGGACGTAGGTTCCGGCAAGACGGTGGTGGCCGCCTTGGCGATTTTGCAGGCGGTTGAGGCCGGTCACCAAGCGGCGTTGATGGCGCCTACCGAGCTGTTGGCAGAACAGCATCTACGGGTTTTACAATACTGGTTTTCCCCTTTTGGGATTAGTGTGGAATGGCTAGCCGCTAAAGGGACTGCAAAGGGACGGCGGGAAAGTTTGGAACGGCTCAGAAGCGGGGAGGCGCAGGTGGCAGTGGGAACCCATGCGCTGTTTCAGGAAGGAGTTAACTTTTATCATTTGGGGTTAGTGGTGGTCGATGAGCAACACCGTTTTGGCGTTGAGCAGCGACTAGCACTCCGGGAAAAAGGCCGTCATGGCAACTGTTGCCCCCATCAATTGATTATGACCGCTACGCCCATCCCGCGGACTTTAGCCATGACGGCCTATGCCGATCTGGACACTTCGGTGATTGACCAGTTGCCTCCTGGACGTATCCCAGTCGCCACAGCAGCCGTCTCCCATCGCCGCCGAACAGAGGTGGTGGCCAAAGTACACCGGGCCTGTCAAGCAGGGAGGCAGGCCTATTGGGTGTGTACGCTGATTGAAGAATCCGATAGCTTGCAGGCTCAGGCAGCAGAAAAAACCGCAGCGGAGCTGGCCGAAGTATTGCCTGAATTGCGCATCGGACTTATCCACGGCCGGATGAAGCCCCAGGACAAGGAAAGTACCATGGCCGCTTTCAAGTCCGGAGCTATTCACCTTTTGGTCGCCACCACAGTTATTGAGGTGGGCGTTGATGTCCCCAATGCTAGTCTGATGATTATTGAAAATGCCGAACGTTTAGGGCTCTCCCAGTTGCATCAATTGCGGGGACGGGTCGGTCGCGGTGCGGCGGATAGTTATTGCGTATTGTTGTACCATGGGCCATTGTCCGAGTTGAGTCGGGCCCGGCTGGCGTGTTTGCGGGCCACGAATGATGGCTTTGAGATCGCACGCCGTGACCTTGAGCTTCGAGGTCCGGGTGAGGTGTTGGGGACTCGCCAAACGGGCCTTCCCCAGTATCGGGTCGCTGATCTCCTGCGGGACCAGGATCTGTTAGTGCGGGTAGGGCAAGTGGCAGATCGCTTCCAACGGCAATATCCTGCCCAAGCGGAAGCTTTAATTCGCCGCTGGCTAGGGGAAGAGAGCCATTATGGGGAAGTGTAA
- a CDS encoding RidA family protein — protein sequence MPREVIQTDNAPLAIGTYSQAVKVGDVVYLSGQIPLEPKTMVLVEGEMEAQIRQVFENLKVVAEAAGGSLAQVVKLNIYLTDLTHFPLVNATMTDYFQPPYPARAVIGVAALPRGAAVEMDAIVHLGD from the coding sequence ATGCCCCGCGAAGTGATCCAAACCGATAATGCCCCCCTTGCCATTGGCACCTATTCCCAGGCTGTAAAAGTAGGGGATGTGGTCTACCTTTCTGGACAAATACCCCTTGAACCCAAGACCATGGTGTTGGTGGAAGGGGAGATGGAGGCTCAAATTCGACAAGTTTTTGAGAACCTCAAGGTGGTCGCTGAGGCAGCGGGGGGCAGCCTAGCCCAGGTAGTAAAGCTAAATATTTATCTTACCGATTTGACCCATTTCCCCCTTGTCAATGCCACCATGACCGATTATTTTCAGCCTCCTTATCCTGCCCGCGCGGTTATTGGGGTGGCGGCTCTCCCTCGGGGGGCTGCGGTGGAAATGGATGCCATTGTCCATCTTGGCGACTGA